CTTCCGGCGGCACCGTGAACAGCCTCTCGACCTCGGCGTATAGCTGCGCCGTCGCCGACAGCAGTCCGTACTCCTTGCCGCCCGGCTTGGCCGCAATCCTGTCGGCCACTTCCTTCTGCACCATGACCACGATCTTGTCGAAGTGCGCCTGATAGCTGAACAGCCGCAACAGAATGTCCGACGTGATGTAGTAGGGAATATTTCCGATCACCTGCACCTTGCGCAGCGGCGCGGGCGCCAACCCAGCCAGCGCGCCCGGCCTGGGGCCGAGCACCGTGCCCAGGTCAATCTTCAGGATATCGCCTTCGATGATTTCCACCTTCGGTCGTGGCGCGTATTTCATGCGCAACTGCGCCGCCAGCACGCGATCCAGTTCAATCGCGATCAGCTTGCCCGCGCCCGCCGCCAGCAGGCTGGTCAGCACACCCTTGCCCGGCCCGATCTCAATCACGGTTTCGCGGCTCACATCGCCCAGCGCCGCCACGATCTTCTCCGCCGTGCCGCGATCGGCCAGGAAGTTCTGTCCCAGCTTGGGCGGACGGCTGCTGCGACTGACTTCTCCAGC
This genomic stretch from Terriglobia bacterium harbors:
- the rsmA gene encoding 16S rRNA (adenine(1518)-N(6)/adenine(1519)-N(6))-dimethyltransferase RsmA; protein product: MASRNRVNAEAGEVSRSSRPPKLGQNFLADRGTAEKIVAALGDVSRETVIEIGPGKGVLTSLLAAGAGKLIAIELDRVLAAQLRMKYAPRPKVEIIEGDILKIDLGTVLGPRPGALAGLAPAPLRKVQVIGNIPYYITSDILLRLFSYQAHFDKIVVMVQKEVADRIAAKPGGKEYGLLSATAQLYAEVERLFTVPPEAFAPPPKVHSAVVRLTVAPQFERLKVPEREFIDFLKLSFGQKRKTLVNNLKPGYGAEPVKAALKKAGVRADARSETLSLEKAAAVFRMLRGNEKSYDD